A window of Gambusia affinis linkage group LG03, SWU_Gaff_1.0, whole genome shotgun sequence contains these coding sequences:
- the LOC122827813 gene encoding calcium release-activated calcium channel protein 1-like, translating to MSLNEHSMQALSWRKLYLSRAKLKATSRTSALLSGFAMVAMVEVQLEPTHTYPPGLLIAFSACTTVLVAVHLFALMISTCILPNLEAVSNVHNLNSVNESPHERMHHHIELAWAFSTVIGTLLFLTEVMLLCWVKFLPLKKETNATISSGEAAAIASTCIMVPFGLVFIIFAVHFYRTLVSHKTDRQIRELDQVIQLQKQLNHGVENDELKAAGHFP from the exons ATGAGCCTGAACGAGCACTCCATGCAGGCGCTGTCCTGGAGAAAGTTGTACTTGAGCCGAGCTAAGCTTAAAGCCACCAGCCGCACTTCGGCTCTTCTGTCGGGTTTCGCAATG GTTGCCATGGTGGAGGTACAGCTGGAGCCCACTCACACGTATCCTCCCGGACTGCTGATCGCCTTCAGCGCCTGCACCACGGTTCTGGTCGCCGTGCATTTGTTCGCCCTCATGATCAGCACCTGCATCCTCCCGAACCTGGAGGCCGTCAGCAACGTTCACAACCTCAACTCCGTCAACGAGTCCCCCCACGAGCGCATGCACCACCACATAGAGCTGGCCTGGGCCTTCTCCACGGTCATCGGCACCCTCCTGTTCCTGACGGAGGTCATGCTCCTTTGCTGGGTGAAGTTCCTGCCGCTCAAAAAGGAAACCAACGCCACCATCAGCTCCGGCGAGGCGGCGGCCATCGCGTCCACCTGCATAATGGTGCCATTCGGACTTGTCTTCATCATCTTCGCTGTCCACTTCTACCGCACGCTAGTCAGCCACAAAACGGACCGGCAGATCCGAGAGCTGGACCAGGTCATTCAGCTCCAGAAACAGCTGAATCACGGGGTCGAGAACGACGAGCTGAAGGCAGCCGGACATTTCCCTTAA